The Vibrio toranzoniae sequence TTTGTTCTGCCGTGTGCCATTAACTACCAAACCGTTGTCGCAGCAGCAAAGCGCGATGACAACATGGTGCGTGTTGTGTCTGTCGACTACGATAATGCGGTAGACGAATTCGATATCACGCAAGAGATTACCTTCCAACAAGACAAGATGTGGGCGAACTACATTCGTGGTGTGGTGAAGTGTTTAATTGGTCGTGGCTACCAGTTTAAAGGTGCGGATCTTTCTGTCTCTGGCAACGTGCCTCAAGGTGCGGGTTTGAGTTCATCAGCGGCACTAGAAGTGGTGATTGGTCAGACATTCAAGGTGCTTTACAACCTAGAGATCACTCAAGCGGAAGTGGCGTTGAATGGTCAGCAAGCAGAGAACGAATTTGTGGGCTGTAACTGCGGCATCATGGATCAAATGATCTCGGCTGAAGGCCTAGCGAATCACGCGATGCTTTTGGATTGTCGTAGCCTAGAAACTCAAGCGGTTTCGATGCCAGAAGACATGGCGGTGGTGATCATCAATTCAAACAAGAAACGTGGCTTGGTCGACAGTGAATACAACACACGCCGCGAGCAGTGTGAAGAAGCGGCTCGCTTGTTCGGTGTGCCTGCACTGCGTGATGTAACGATTGAGCAATTCAAAGCGAAAGAGTCTGAATTGGATGAGATGGTTGCTAAGCGCGCTCGTCACGTGATTACCGAAAATGACCGTACAGTTGAAGCGGCTCAAGCTCTGCGTACTCATGACATGAAGCGCATGGGTGAGTTGATGGCAGAATCGCATGCATCAATGCGTGATGATTTTGAAATCACAGTTAAAGAGATCGATACGCTAGTGGATATGGTTAAAGAAGTGATTGGCGATCAAGGCGGCGTGCGTATGACGGGCGGTGGCTTTGGTGGTTGTATCGTGGCATTGGTTCCGCCAGCTTTAGTTGATGAAATTAAAACAACCGTTGAGCAGAAATATCAAGCAGCGACGGGTCTAAAAGAATCAATTTATGTGTGCCAAGCGAAAGACGGCGCTGGCCTAATTGAAGTAATCTAACTGCTTCGAGACTTAAGATAGTGCTTACCGAGTAAAAAGTTCATGGTAGGCCAAATACTAAAGCCTTTACCTCAACGTAGAGGCTTTTTACTGGCAGTAGAAGGAATTTAGAATGACACAAGCGCAGAACCTGCATCAATCCATGACAGAAACTGCAGACTATGATGGCCAACCTGCTCAGCTTGTCACGCTGTCGAATGCACAGGGCATGGAAGTGACATTCATGGATATTGGCGCAACGTGGTTGAGCTGTATCTTGCCAGTAAAAGGAAACAGACGAGAAGTGCTATTGGGTGTGAATTCAATGGAGAACTTCGAGAAGCAAGCCAGTTATATGGGGGCGACAGTTGGTCGTTATGCTAACCGCATTGCCAATGGTCGTTTCAAAATTGATGGTAAGAATTACAAGCTAGAAACGAACCAAGCGGGAAATACCTTACACGGTGGCCCGAATGGTTTTGATAAACGTCGCTGGAATATTGCTGAGCAAACTGAAACATCGGTTGTGTTTAGTTTGGTGTCAGCGGATGGAGACCAAGGTTTTCCGGGTAATTTGAACGTGTCGGTTCGTTATGAAATCACCGAAGATAATCGAGTCTCTATCGATTACACAGCCAACACTGATAAACCAACCGTAGTTAACCTAACTAATCATGCCTACTTCAATCTGCTCGGTGCAGAAGCAGGGCACGATTGCTTGTCTCACATTGTGAGTATCAACGCGTCTCAGTTCTTACCAACCAACTCTGTCGGCATTCCATTAGGCAACTTGAAATCGGTGAAATCGACCAGCTTCGACTTCACTCAGCCTATGATGATCTCAGAGCGTTTATTGGGTGATGAACAACAGAAAGCCGCCAAGGGGTACGATCACTCTTTCTTATTGGCTGACGGCTGTAAACGCACTCAATGTGCTGCGACCGTGACCTCGCCAGATGCGCTCGTCACCTTAAAAGTATTTTCAACCAAACCTGCGATGCAGCTATACACCGGAAACTGGCTTGGTGGCACACCAAACCGAAGTGGTGGCAGCTATGAAGATTACGCAGGTTTGGCATTAGAAACCCAGTTCTTACCTGACTCTCCTAATCACCCAGAGTGGAAGCAGGACAGTTGTATTCTCCAGCCTGAACAAGAATACCACTACCGTACCTGCTACCAGTTTGAATTTTCGGGGGATTCTTCAAACTAGTACGCTCTAGCTCAAAGCGGTGATGCCAACTTCTTTTGTTAATTTATGAATAGAGCGGTGTGATTGATTACGCTGCTCTTGGGGGATGAACAAAAGTGGCGCCTAGTAATCTACTACCTCATAGGGAATGATTGTTGGGTACGAGAGTAAGGTAGGAAAGCCCTAACAGAAGCGATTCTGTTAGGGCTTTTTTTGTTTGCTGTTTGGTCAGTGACCAGAACTTAGATTTTTTCTACCGAATTACGGCGCACCAAAGTTGGCGAGAACATCATTGGCTCTGCCGAAGTGTCTTCACCTTTGGCTAGGTTCAAGGCAAGTCGTGTTGCTTTCTCAGCCATCATTTGAATTGGGTAACGAATCGTAGTCAGCTTTGGATGAACATAGCGAGCAATTAAGCCATCATCGAATCCGATGATCGACATCTTCTCTGGCGCTTGGATTCCGTTCTCATCGAGTACCGACAAAGCCCCCGCCGCCATGTAGTCGTTGTAAGCCACAATGCCAGTGATTGGCAATGACTTAGTCAGCAGGTTCGTCATCGCATATTCGCCACCATCACTGGTTGGAAGAGCCTGTTCAACATAGCTTTCTGATAACTCAATACCATACTCTTTTAGCGCGGCTTGGTAGCCTTCAACACGCTCGTTGGCATCTTCAATACTTGAAGAGGAGGCGATACACGCAATGTTTTTATGACCATGTCGGATTAAGTATTCAGTCGCGAGGAAGGCGCCTTTTTTGTTATCTAGGAAGATACAGCGATTGGCGATTTCTTCGATGTAACGGTTGATCAGCACTAAGCCTTTTACTTCTTTAGAGTAAGCAATTAGCTCCTCGTCAGTTAGGCCTTTCGAGTGAATGATTAGCGCATCACAACGGCTGTTGAACAGCAGTTCAATCGCTTGTTGCTCTTCTTCACGATTGTGAGAACCATTGCCCACCAAGATGTGTTTGCCGTTCTCTCTTGCAACGTTGTCGACCGACTTAACTAGCGTGCCGAAGAAAGGATCGGAAATATCACCAACCAATACACCGACGGTATTGGTGCTTTGGCTTACGAGCGCACGGGCATTGGCATTCGGGCGATAGCCGAGCTTTGCCATGGCTTTCGTTACCGATTCAATAGAGCTCGCACTGGCCTTCGGAGATTTGTTGATCACCCGAGATACGGTTGCGACTGATACACCGGATTCTTTTGCGACATCTTTAATTGTTGCCATTTTTAACCTCTATACATTGCTGCATCTATTTAACACCGACAATGAGAGCAAGGCAACGAAACTCTCATTTTACTTCCAGCAATGAGATCTTTACCACTTGTAATTATTAGGCTTAATGCTAGTGTAAACGTTTGTCATTTACTTAATTTTAGTAAACTTAATTGGTAAGTAATAAATCAATCAATATAGGAAGTGAGAAATGGATATTGTCTCTTATGGCGACTTTGCTAAGTTAGAAATGCGTGTGGGTAA is a genomic window containing:
- the galK gene encoding galactokinase — encoded protein: MSDLIQNVKASFEQVLGYQATHIVQAPGRVNLIGEHTDYNDGFVLPCAINYQTVVAAAKRDDNMVRVVSVDYDNAVDEFDITQEITFQQDKMWANYIRGVVKCLIGRGYQFKGADLSVSGNVPQGAGLSSSAALEVVIGQTFKVLYNLEITQAEVALNGQQAENEFVGCNCGIMDQMISAEGLANHAMLLDCRSLETQAVSMPEDMAVVIINSNKKRGLVDSEYNTRREQCEEAARLFGVPALRDVTIEQFKAKESELDEMVAKRARHVITENDRTVEAAQALRTHDMKRMGELMAESHASMRDDFEITVKEIDTLVDMVKEVIGDQGGVRMTGGGFGGCIVALVPPALVDEIKTTVEQKYQAATGLKESIYVCQAKDGAGLIEVI
- the galM gene encoding galactose-1-epimerase: MTQAQNLHQSMTETADYDGQPAQLVTLSNAQGMEVTFMDIGATWLSCILPVKGNRREVLLGVNSMENFEKQASYMGATVGRYANRIANGRFKIDGKNYKLETNQAGNTLHGGPNGFDKRRWNIAEQTETSVVFSLVSADGDQGFPGNLNVSVRYEITEDNRVSIDYTANTDKPTVVNLTNHAYFNLLGAEAGHDCLSHIVSINASQFLPTNSVGIPLGNLKSVKSTSFDFTQPMMISERLLGDEQQKAAKGYDHSFLLADGCKRTQCAATVTSPDALVTLKVFSTKPAMQLYTGNWLGGTPNRSGGSYEDYAGLALETQFLPDSPNHPEWKQDSCILQPEQEYHYRTCYQFEFSGDSSN
- a CDS encoding substrate-binding domain-containing protein — its product is MATIKDVAKESGVSVATVSRVINKSPKASASSIESVTKAMAKLGYRPNANARALVSQSTNTVGVLVGDISDPFFGTLVKSVDNVARENGKHILVGNGSHNREEEQQAIELLFNSRCDALIIHSKGLTDEELIAYSKEVKGLVLINRYIEEIANRCIFLDNKKGAFLATEYLIRHGHKNIACIASSSSIEDANERVEGYQAALKEYGIELSESYVEQALPTSDGGEYAMTNLLTKSLPITGIVAYNDYMAAGALSVLDENGIQAPEKMSIIGFDDGLIARYVHPKLTTIRYPIQMMAEKATRLALNLAKGEDTSAEPMMFSPTLVRRNSVEKI